TGAATGGTTTATTGCTCTTTATTGTTTGAAAGGGGGAAATACCTGTTGTAAACCTGTTTTCTTTCATCAATGTCTGTATGAAGATAAATTTCAGTGGTCTGAATTGAACTGTGTCCCAGATTTTCCTGAACAACACGAAGGTTTTTTGACCTTTTATAGAGTTCACTTGCATAACTATGACGTATTTTATGAGGTGTTATTCCCTGTGGTGCGTACTTAGTGAATATGTGTTGAACAGTTCTTGGTGAGAGATTATTGCCCATCTGCCCTTTAAATAAAGGTCCTTCAATCTCTCCTTTTGAGTATTCCTCAATTTCTCTTAGAGTTTCATCGTCAACAAAAACAATTCGTATTTTACCTCCCTTTCCTCTGACTTTAATTGTGTGATCCTCACAATCAATATCTTCTATATTTATAGAACACAACTCTGAAACCCTGACGCCTGTTGCATAGATTGTTCTAATTATTAGTCTGTCTCTTATATTTGAGATGGAATCAAGGAGTTTTAGCACCTGATTGTGTTTTAGATACCTGATTTCTTTGTCTTTTATCTTTGGCCTGTCTATTCCAAGCATTGGATTTGCGTCAATTGCATCCTGAGTATAGCAAAACCGATAAAATGAGCTTAATGAAGATATTACTCTCTGAAGTGTTGCAGGTTTATAATTTTTTTGCGATGAAATAAACAAGAGAAAATCATTGATAATAATCGGAGCTGAATCAATTTCTGTATCCAGTCTTGCGTTTTTTAAATCACTCCAGTAGATAACAAGTTTATCAGGACCTCTGTTTCTTCTAATCCATAGATAATAACCAAATTTTCTTATCACTTCTTCATAGCTTTTGATTGTCCTGGGAGAATAATTCCTCATTTTGAGGTGGTAAACAAAACGCTTCAGCCATTCTGAGAAATAATCGCCCTGCATGCTTTATTCTTTAATATCTCTTTATAAATAATCTTTACGCAGAATATACATTCTGCGCAAAAATTGGATTTTAGAAAAATTAATAATTTATCATCAGAAGTTCAGGTAATATTCAGAAAAATTTTCATTTCTTTTTGTTGAATGAAAAAAATGACAAAAAATGTCTGATAAAAATTATCCCGTATTACATTATATCAGATAGACAAAAACTGCAGCCATCTTAACAAATTTAGTTATTGATAGTAACTGATTCGTTGTTAGTGCGGCCGACTTTACCTAAAGCCCATACTTATCAGATATATTGAATAATGATGAAAAATATTCATAACCTGTATTAAGAACCTTAATTGAATTTTGATTTAAAAAATATCTCAAATTTATAGAGCAAATCAGTTCAGTTACATCTCCTGTTTTATCAGGTTGTCTATAATGATTGTAACAATCTACAAAATGAGAGGTTTGTTTATCTACATAAAAAAAAGCTCTTATACATTTCCAGGATTTACCTCTCGCTTTATTCTTCTTTAATCTCTTTAGAAATCGAAGTTTTTTTTTGTTCCTGGTAATATCCTGGTCAGACGGTCTTAATTTTTGACCTTTCCCTGACGTAACACAAAAAAATCTTTCATTATCGCTTTTATTCTATTTATGGTCCTTTAAAGTCCTTATCAGGAAGGACTGATTTTTTTTATTATGTTTTTTTATCTGCGTTGGAAGAACTGTGGTTTTTTATAAGGAAAAACAGTGTATTGTATGCAAATTTCACAATTGCAAAATAAATTCCTGGTATTGCGCATAAATTCTCAGATAAAAAAAAGTACTCATAAATCGTATGATGCTATATATTGAGTGTTGGCATAGTATCTGAAAAACCGATGGTATGAGTCAGTATTGAAATCTCAGTTTTTTATTTAAGTTAGCATCATATGGTTTATTGGCAAAGTGACGGCAACAAAAAATGTCAGTCTCAAAACAAGTATATTGCAAAGAAAACAAAGATAATAATAGGATGAGCAAAGAAGGACCAACACCTGCAATGAGGCAGTTTTACGAAATAAAGAAGAAATATCCGGGAACTGTTCTTTTTTTTCAGATGGGTGACTTCTATGAAACTTTTGGCGAAGATGCAGAAGTAGTTTCAAGAGAACTGGAAATTACCTTAACATCCAGAGGAAGGGATTTGAATGGTGAAAAAATGCCTCTCGCAGGTGTTCCCATTCATGCCGGAGAATCCTATATTGCACGCCTTGTTCGAAAAGGTTACAGAGTTGCCGTATGCGACCAGATAGAGGATCCTAAAAAAGCCAAAGGAATTGTAAAACGTGATGTTGTCCGTATCATAACTCCCGGAACAATAATTGATTCCGGAATGCTTGGAGATTCAGGCCCGTCATATCTGATGTCGATATTTCCTGACAAAAAAAGGGAAGAATATGGAATTGCTTTTCTGGACATATCAACAGGAGAATTTTTTATAACATCCTGTGACTCCTCTTTTGGATTATCAGATTTAAATTCAGAAATTGTAAAGTACCGTCCTTCTGAGTGTATTGTTCCTTCTTTTTCATCTGATGATTTAACCGGCAATCTCGAAAATTATGGAATTATAGTAACAAAATGTGCTGACTCTTCATTTGAACTTGAAAACGCAGAAAATTACCTTAAAAATCAGTTCAAAGTTTCATCCCTAGAGGGTTATGGATGTATCGGAATGGATAATGCAGTTCGTGCGGCAGGTTCATGTCTGCTTTATGCCTGTGAAACCCAGATGACAGAACTTGACCACATCAGGGGTTTCTCCACAAAAATAACATCAGGAAATATGTTTCTTGATGCAATAACACTCAGAAACCTGGAGGTTTTGGAAAACATCAGATCAAAAGGTGTTGATACATCATTATTTGGAATACTAAATGAGACAAAAACACCGATGGGGAGCAGAATATTACGAAAATTCCTGACTGCTCCTTTAATTGATAAAGAAGAAATAGAAAATCGTCTTGATGCAGTTTCATATTTTATCAACCTCCCTCTGCTTCGTGATTCTGTAAGATCAGGCCTTAATAGATTTTCAGATATTGAAAGAATTGCTGGCAGAATATCATATGGAAATGCAGGACCGCGTGATCTTCTGGCACTAAAAAATTCACTTGAAAAAGCATCTTATGTAAAAGAGTCATTTTTGTTATCTGAATTAAAAAAACCTCAGCTGATTACAAAATCACTTGAAAACATAAGTGATATGGAAAACCTTCGTTCATTAATTGAAAGTGCAATCTGTGATGAGCCTCCAGTTTTAGCAAGAAACGGTGGAGTGATAAAAGAAGGTTATGATAAATCACTTGATAATTTAAGAAATATCTCTATATCCGGAAAAGACTGGATTGCCTCATTTCAACAGACAGAACGTGAAAGGACAGGAATAAAATCATTGAAAGTCGGCTACAATAAAGTTTTTGGCTATTTTATTGAAGTAACAAAATCAAATATCAGACAGGTGCCGCCTGAATACATAAGAAAACAGACAACTGCGAATGGTGAGAGATATACAATTCCAAAATTACAGGAAAAAGAATCTTTGATTACAAATGCAGAAGAAAAATTAACAGCCCTTGAATATGAGCTTTATCAGAATTTAATTGAAAAACTTAAGGTTCACATAGATACAATTCAGAAAACTGCGAGAAACATAGGTCTGATTGATGTTTATTGCACTCTTGCAGGGATTTCTCATTCAAACAATTATGTTCGTCCGGTAATTGAGGATTCAAATCGTCTCTTGATAACCAACGGCCGTCATCCTGTTGTAGAAAGAAATCTTCAGTGCAGTTTTGTACCAAACGATGCCGACATTGACTCGTCAGAAAACCAGATATTAATCATCACCGGCGCTAATATGGCAGGAAAATCCACTTACATGCGTGAAGTGGCGCTGATATGCATAATGGCACAGATGGGATGTTTTGTTCCGGCTGATAATGCAGTAATAGGAATTGTAGATAGAATTTTTACAAGAGTAGGAGCATTTGATGATCTTTCAAGCGGGCAGAGCACATTTATGGTTGAGATGCTCGAACTTGCAAATATCCTAAACAATGTAAGTGACAAAAGTCTTGTAATACTTGATGAAATTGGAAGAGGTACAAGCACTCTGGATGGTTTTTCCATAGCAAAATCTGTTTTGGAATTTTTGCACGGGAAAGGATCAAATGGTCCGAGAACTTTGTTTGCAACGCATTTTCATGAAATGGTTGACATAGAAACAGAGCTTAAAAGAGTAAAAAACTACCACTTTGCGGTAAAGGAAACAGGAGATGATGTGGTTTTCCTAAGAAAGCTTATTCCTGGTGCAACTGACAGAAGCTATGGTATTCACGTGGCACGGCTTGCAGGAATACCAAAGAAAGTAATCACAAGATCTGAGACGATTTTAAAGGATGAACAGGAAAAACAATACAGCCTGCAACCAGGCAAAAAGATTCCACGATACACTCAGCTTCTCTTGATGGACAACCCTGAGCCCGAAGCATCTCCAAAACATGATTCAATCCTTATTAAGAAAATAAAAGAGACTGATCTTGATTCTATGAGTCCACGCGAGGCTCTTGCATTTTTGTATGAATTAAAAAAGGATTCAGGAGCTGAAAATAATTGAATAACTTAAAAGTAAAGCAGAAACAGAACCAGATACATCTTCTTGACGAAGCAACCATAAACAAAATTGCTGCCGGAGAGGTGGTTGAGCGTCCTGCATCCGTAGTAAAAGAGTTAATTGAAAATTCTCTTGATTCAGGCGCTACTTCAGTCAGAGTTGATATTGGTTCTGACTCAGGAGGAATATTTCGTATAAGAGTTTTTGATGACGGTTCAGGGATGGACAGGGAATCTGCAATTTTATCTCTTAAGCGTCATGCAACAAGTAAAATTAACAATGTATCTGATCTTTTGCAGATTCATACTATGGGTTTTCGTGGTGAGGCGCTTGCCAGTATTGCAGGAGTTTCAAAATTAACTCTTATAACCAAAGTTCATCTGCCCGATGTAATCTCCGGTACGAAAATTGTTGTTGAGGGCGGCAATATTCTGGATATAAGCGATGCAGGATCACCTGAAGGAACATCGGTTCTTGTAGAGAATTTATTTTTTAATACTCCTGCAAGAAAAAAGTTTTTAAAATCAAGACAGACTGAATTCAATCATATTTACAATGTAATTGAACAAACTGCAATTGCAAACCGTGATGTTTCATTCCAACTTGTTCACAATGGAAAGGAAAAACTTTCTACCATAAAATCAGGTTCTTTAACCGAAACAATTGCATATTTATATGGAAGGGAAGTTGTAGAAAATCTTGTACCTCTAAAGTCAGCAACTTCGTTTATGAAGGTTGAAGGATTATGCTCTCTGCAAAGCTTAAGTTATTCAAATTCAAAGCAGATTTTGATATCAATCAACAACCGTCCTGTTTCTTCACCAATGATATTAAAGGCTGTTAAGTCTGGATATGGAACTCTTCTACCAAAAGACAGGTACCCTGCCGCTTTTATAAATTTGACAATAGATAAGAATATTGTCGATGTAAATGTTCATCCTGCAAAAAGAGAAGTAAGGATGTCAAGGGAAAATGAGATTTTTAAAGAAATTTCATCTGCTGTTAAAGAGGCACTTGAATCCGGAAATTTAATTAACAGCGGTTCTTTAAATAATTCAAAATCTGCTGATAACAAAAAAACATCACAATACACTTTTAATGATTCAGCAAAACCGCTTTTTTGTGCTGACTCTGAAACAGTTTCATACAAAAAAGATAATCTGGCAACAAATCCTGCTACTGAATCAAAATCAGAATATCATCTACGTTTTACAACAACTGATAATCAGTTAAGGCTTACTGAAAATTTTGATGAAAATGAACATGAGGTAAAGCTTCCGGAAATGGAAGTTTTGGGCCAGTTTGACTCAGCTTATATCATTGCGGAAATAAAGAATCAAAACAGCGAAGAACTTGTCATAATTGATCAGCATGCGGCACATGAAAGAATTCTTTATGATCAGGTGTTAAAGGTGAGAGATTCAGGGAAAAAAGCACAGGAACTTTTAGTTCCTGCAATACTTACACTAAAGACCCGTGAATCAGAAATTTTAAGTGAAAGTCTCCCGATGATAGCTGATGAGGGATTTTTAATTGAGGAATTTGGGAAAAACACATTTGCTGTAAGATCAGTACCGCTGGTGTTGGGAAAAAGAATCGGGACTGAAATCCTAAATGATATACTAACAGATTTAATGGATGATAATTTAAAAACACTTGAAGCAAAAAAAGAGAAGATAACAACTACAATTGCATGCCGTGCGGCAATAAAGGCAGGTTCTAAATTAACTGATGAGCAGATGAAACGTCTTATAAATCAGCTTTCAAGGACAAAAACACCCTATACCTGCCCTCATGGAAGACCGACTATGATTGTTTTTTCAAGATCAAAACTTGATTCTATGTTTTTGAGAAGCTGAAATTTGAAATAACACTAAAATTTTTTTAAAACAAAAAAAAGTAATTTTTTCAGGCGCTTAATCTGCCCTGAACCATAAACCCTGTTATAATCTCGACAATACCGATTGCAATAATAAACAGACCTATCACCTGAACAATCAGAATTGTTCCAAGCATCGGAAATATTATCAGACAGATACCAAGGGCAATTGCAATAATTCCTGCTAATAAAAGGAGTAGTCTGTACCATTTGTTTTCAGCCTCTGCAGTAAGGCCAAGCCAGAGGTCACCAAGACCGTTTAAAAATGCCCATATTGCAATTAATACAGCTAT
The genomic region above belongs to Methanomicrobium antiquum and contains:
- the mutS gene encoding DNA mismatch repair protein MutS, giving the protein MSKEGPTPAMRQFYEIKKKYPGTVLFFQMGDFYETFGEDAEVVSRELEITLTSRGRDLNGEKMPLAGVPIHAGESYIARLVRKGYRVAVCDQIEDPKKAKGIVKRDVVRIITPGTIIDSGMLGDSGPSYLMSIFPDKKREEYGIAFLDISTGEFFITSCDSSFGLSDLNSEIVKYRPSECIVPSFSSDDLTGNLENYGIIVTKCADSSFELENAENYLKNQFKVSSLEGYGCIGMDNAVRAAGSCLLYACETQMTELDHIRGFSTKITSGNMFLDAITLRNLEVLENIRSKGVDTSLFGILNETKTPMGSRILRKFLTAPLIDKEEIENRLDAVSYFINLPLLRDSVRSGLNRFSDIERIAGRISYGNAGPRDLLALKNSLEKASYVKESFLLSELKKPQLITKSLENISDMENLRSLIESAICDEPPVLARNGGVIKEGYDKSLDNLRNISISGKDWIASFQQTERERTGIKSLKVGYNKVFGYFIEVTKSNIRQVPPEYIRKQTTANGERYTIPKLQEKESLITNAEEKLTALEYELYQNLIEKLKVHIDTIQKTARNIGLIDVYCTLAGISHSNNYVRPVIEDSNRLLITNGRHPVVERNLQCSFVPNDADIDSSENQILIITGANMAGKSTYMREVALICIMAQMGCFVPADNAVIGIVDRIFTRVGAFDDLSSGQSTFMVEMLELANILNNVSDKSLVILDEIGRGTSTLDGFSIAKSVLEFLHGKGSNGPRTLFATHFHEMVDIETELKRVKNYHFAVKETGDDVVFLRKLIPGATDRSYGIHVARLAGIPKKVITRSETILKDEQEKQYSLQPGKKIPRYTQLLLMDNPEPEASPKHDSILIKKIKETDLDSMSPREALAFLYELKKDSGAENN
- the mutL gene encoding DNA mismatch repair endonuclease MutL, with amino-acid sequence MNNLKVKQKQNQIHLLDEATINKIAAGEVVERPASVVKELIENSLDSGATSVRVDIGSDSGGIFRIRVFDDGSGMDRESAILSLKRHATSKINNVSDLLQIHTMGFRGEALASIAGVSKLTLITKVHLPDVISGTKIVVEGGNILDISDAGSPEGTSVLVENLFFNTPARKKFLKSRQTEFNHIYNVIEQTAIANRDVSFQLVHNGKEKLSTIKSGSLTETIAYLYGREVVENLVPLKSATSFMKVEGLCSLQSLSYSNSKQILISINNRPVSSPMILKAVKSGYGTLLPKDRYPAAFINLTIDKNIVDVNVHPAKREVRMSRENEIFKEISSAVKEALESGNLINSGSLNNSKSADNKKTSQYTFNDSAKPLFCADSETVSYKKDNLATNPATESKSEYHLRFTTTDNQLRLTENFDENEHEVKLPEMEVLGQFDSAYIIAEIKNQNSEELVIIDQHAAHERILYDQVLKVRDSGKKAQELLVPAILTLKTRESEILSESLPMIADEGFLIEEFGKNTFAVRSVPLVLGKRIGTEILNDILTDLMDDNLKTLEAKKEKITTTIACRAAIKAGSKLTDEQMKRLINQLSRTKTPYTCPHGRPTMIVFSRSKLDSMFLRS
- the xerA gene encoding site-specific tyrosine recombinase/integron integrase, which codes for MQGDYFSEWLKRFVYHLKMRNYSPRTIKSYEEVIRKFGYYLWIRRNRGPDKLVIYWSDLKNARLDTEIDSAPIIINDFLLFISSQKNYKPATLQRVISSLSSFYRFCYTQDAIDANPMLGIDRPKIKDKEIRYLKHNQVLKLLDSISNIRDRLIIRTIYATGVRVSELCSINIEDIDCEDHTIKVRGKGGKIRIVFVDDETLREIEEYSKGEIEGPLFKGQMGNNLSPRTVQHIFTKYAPQGITPHKIRHSYASELYKRSKNLRVVQENLGHSSIQTTEIYLHTDIDERKQVYNRYFPLSNNKEQ